A genomic window from Prunus persica cultivar Lovell chromosome G2, Prunus_persica_NCBIv2, whole genome shotgun sequence includes:
- the LOC18785479 gene encoding TMV resistance protein N isoform X3, whose translation MEESTYKSSKFVRTYFQGWYEATFIKNIVDGILSRVLRRTYWNVAEHPVGIQSHVQDVKKLLDVGGNGRRMVGIWGTSGIGKTTIAKAIWNAIAHEFEGSCFLENVREGSLVQLQKTLLHKYLGKNLKIQSVDEGIGVIKERLRHKKILLILDDVDQLGQLEKLAGDDWFGEGSRVIITTKNRRLLDNREIELIYEVKKLDYNQALELFSCHAFGRSEPPKDYLELAQRAITFADGLPLALAILGSHLRGIDKRCWRVILDGYEGEPYTHIESILQKSYDSLDHRAKEYFLDIACFFKGDYKDCVLQIVPKKFIEEFVDKAMITVEGSRIFMHDLLANLGKDIVHIESPNDPGQRSRLWFYEDVKQVLTESTGTRNIKGIMVKLPEPAEIILNPECFRNMVNLQIFINRNASLCGDINYLPNALRFIDWPSCQLQSLPPNFQGNRLVGFNMLRSHIRQLEGFKHLPNLTYMNLSECQSLEKIPDLSGIPNIKYLILSYCTHLVEIDDSVGLLAKLLVLDLDGCFKLTRFGTRLRLKSLERLYLQCCERLESFPEIEVEMESLWELNMQGSGIRELPPSIAYLTGLESLILHGCFNLTGLELRLLHCWSTLRELHLSGNNFITLPECISKFVSLYMLYLCDCKNLLEIPQEVLPPRVRLVYLDNCTSLEKIPKLPLSLEVENKELSLINCVRLRGYDITEDIFLDQVSSHPHSQFTITLPGDEVPKWFSCCKDATLVKDEYTSRVARCEVCFEIPPNLDWETLRLVLCVVNKGKSGMADAYVHIDRKMVQWTFMNQKENHVDLHCIPLLNLSEVRFREAHHLIPLRVGEELTRLQQGNMCQIIFEFFGMPTPVKILCGVHLLGHQVADVTVDCGQRQWLLPDAMVVDDDIHDDQHQANELLSLPSASETSLRKRPWLSDFMALDDDHRANIVDVGDHEAQRGEEDHPKRRHTDLNEEPKQ comes from the exons GAGGAAAGCACTTACAAAAGTAGCAAATTTGTCCGGACATACTTTCAAGGATG GTATGAAGCTACATTTATCAAGAACATTGTTGATGGAATCTTAAGCCGAGTACTGAGACGCACATATTGGAATGTGGCCGAGCACCCAGTTGGAATTCAGTCTCATGTACAAGATGTGAAAAAGCTTTTAGATGTTGGTGGGAATGGTCGTCGCATGGTTGGGATATGGGGGACATCTGGAATAGGCAAGACAACAATTGCAAAAGCTATATGGAATGCAATTGCCCATGAGTTTGAAGGAAGttgtttcttggaaaatgTTAGAGAAGGAAGCTTAGTCCAGCTACAGAAGACTCTTCTTCATAAGTATCTAggcaaaaatttgaaaattcagaGTGTTGATGAAGGAATCGGTGTTATAAAAGAACGGCTGAGGCATAAAAAGATTCTATTAATTCTTGACGATGTGGACCAATTGGGGCAGTTAGAAAAATTGGCTGGAGATGATTGGTTTGGTGAGGGTAGTAGAGTAATCATTACTACAAAAAATAGGAGATTGCTAGACAATCGTGAAATTGAGTTGATATACGAGGTGAAGAAGTTAGATTACAACCAAGCTCTTGAGCTTTTCAGTTGCCATGCCTTTGGAAGAAGTGAACCTCCAAAAGATTATTTGGAACTTGCACAACGTGCAATAACTTTTGCTGATGGCCTTCCACTAGCTCTAGCAATTTTAGGTTCTCATCTTCGTGGTATTGATAAACGATGTTGGCGAGTTATATTAGATGGTTACGAAGGAGAACCTTATACACATATTGAAAGTATACTTCAAAAAAGTTATGATTCCTTGGATCATCGCGCAAAAGAATATTTTCTCGACATTGCATGTTTCTTCAAGGGTGATTATAAGGACTGTGTGCTACAAATAGtacccaaaaaattcattgaAGAATTCGTTGATAAGGCAATGATAACTGTTGAAGGGAGTAGGATTTTCATGCACGACTTGCTAGCAAACCTGGGCAAGGATATAGTTCACATAGAATCCCCCAATGATCCTGGCCAGCGTAGTAGATTGTGGTTTTATGAGGATGTCAAACAAGTTCTAACGGAAAGTACA GgaacaagaaatattaaagGCATCATGGTGAAGCTTCCAGAACCAGCTGAGATAATTTTGAATCCAGAATGCTTCCGTAATATGGTgaatcttcaaattttcataaaccgtAATGCATCTCTATGTGGGGACATTAACTATCTGCCCAACGCGTTAAGATTTATTGATTGGCCTAGTTGTCAGTTACAATCTTTGCCACCCAATTTTCAAGGAAATCGTCTTGTTGGGTTCAATATGCTTCGCAGTCATATCAGACAGTTGGAGGGATTTAAG CATTTGCCAAACCTGACATATATGAATTTGAGTGAGTGTCAATCCTTAGAAAAAATCCCAGACTTATCCGGAATCCCAAACATAAAGTACTTGATTCTAAGTTACTGTACACATTTGGTTGAGATTGATGATTCTGTTGGACTCCTTGCTAAACTACTTGTGTTAGATCTTGATGGATGCTTTAAGCTTACGAGGTTTGGAACAAGACTTAGATTGAAATCCTTAGAAAGACTTTATCTACAGTGTTGTGAAAGGCTTGAGAGTTTCCCAGAAATAGAAGTCGAGATGGAATCACTATGGGAATTGAATATGCAAGGAAGTGGCATAAGAGAATTGCCTCCATCAATTGCATATCTTACTGGGCTTGAATCTTTGATCCTTCATGGATGCTTCAATCTTACTGGGCTTGAATTACGGCTGCTTCATTGCTGGTCCACATTACGTGAACTTCATCTATCTGGAAACAATTTTATCACGCTTCCGGAATGTATTAGCAAATTTGTGAGCTTGTACATGCTTTACTTGTGTGATTGCAAGAATCTTCTAGAAATTCCACAAGAAGTGCTTCCACCAAGAGTACGTTTGGTATACCTGGATAACTGCACATCATtggaaaaaattccaaaactgCCTCTATCATTGGAGGTTGAGAATAAGGAACTGAGTTTGATCAATTGCGTTAGACTACGTGGCTATGACATCACAGAAGATATTTTTCTGGATCAG GTATCTTCCCATCCGCATTCTCAATTTACAATTACTCTTCCAGGCGATGAAGTACCAAAGTGGTTCAGCTGTTGTAAAGATGCAACACTAGTTAAAGACGAATACACTTCTAGGGTTGCTCGATGTgaagtttgttttgaaattcctCCAAATTTAGATTGGGAGACGTTAAGATTGGTTCTATGTGTTGTTAATAAAGGAAAGTCAGGCATGGCAGACGCATATGTTCATATCGATAGAAAAATGGTCCAATGGACCTTTAtgaaccaaaaggaaaatcatGTGGATCTTCACTGTATTCCATTATTGAATCTGAGCGAGGTACGATTTCGTGAGGCTCATCACCTTATTCCATTGCGTGTGGGGGAAGAACTGACGCGGTTGCAGCAGGGTAATATGTGTCAAATTATATTTGAGTTCTTTGGCATGCCCACACCCGTTAAAATCCTCTGCGGGGTCCACTTATTAGGCCACCAGGTTGCTGATGTCACAGTTGATTGTGGGCAAAGGCAGTGGTTGTTGCCTGATGCGATGGTAGTGGATGATGATATTCATGATGATCAACACCAAGCCAACGAATTGCTTTCCTTGCCTTCAGCATCAGAAACTAGTCTTCGCAAGAGGCCTTGGTTATCAGATTTCATGGCACTCGATGATGATCATCGTGCTAACATCGTCGACGTCGGTGATCATGAAGCTCAAAGAGGAGAGGAGGATCACCCAAAGAGGAGGCACACTGATCTTAATGAGGAGCCAAA GCAATGA
- the LOC18785479 gene encoding TMV resistance protein N isoform X2, whose amino-acid sequence MEFPSGIKIILVTHPRTRDLRESLKYIYNLYVEYVVKNPLYTSGTPIRYEATFIKNIVDGILSRVLRRTYWNVAEHPVGIQSHVQDVKKLLDVGGNGRRMVGIWGTSGIGKTTIAKAIWNAIAHEFEGSCFLENVREGSLVQLQKTLLHKYLGKNLKIQSVDEGIGVIKERLRHKKILLILDDVDQLGQLEKLAGDDWFGEGSRVIITTKNRRLLDNREIELIYEVKKLDYNQALELFSCHAFGRSEPPKDYLELAQRAITFADGLPLALAILGSHLRGIDKRCWRVILDGYEGEPYTHIESILQKSYDSLDHRAKEYFLDIACFFKGDYKDCVLQIVPKKFIEEFVDKAMITVEGSRIFMHDLLANLGKDIVHIESPNDPGQRSRLWFYEDVKQVLTESTGTRNIKGIMVKLPEPAEIILNPECFRNMVNLQIFINRNASLCGDINYLPNALRFIDWPSCQLQSLPPNFQGNRLVGFNMLRSHIRQLEGFKHLPNLTYMNLSECQSLEKIPDLSGIPNIKYLILSYCTHLVEIDDSVGLLAKLLVLDLDGCFKLTRFGTRLRLKSLERLYLQCCERLESFPEIEVEMESLWELNMQGSGIRELPPSIAYLTGLESLILHGCFNLTGLELRLLHCWSTLRELHLSGNNFITLPECISKFVSLYMLYLCDCKNLLEIPQEVLPPRVRLVYLDNCTSLEKIPKLPLSLEVENKELSLINCVRLRGYDITEDIFLDQVSSHPHSQFTITLPGDEVPKWFSCCKDATLVKDEYTSRVARCEVCFEIPPNLDWETLRLVLCVVNKGKSGMADAYVHIDRKMVQWTFMNQKENHVDLHCIPLLNLSEVRFREAHHLIPLRVGEELTRLQQGNMCQIIFEFFGMPTPVKILCGVHLLGHQVADVTVDCGQRQWLLPDAMVVDDDIHDDQHQANELLSLPSASETSLRKRPWLSDFMALDDDHRANIVDVGDHEAQRGEEDHPKRRHTDLNEEPKQ is encoded by the exons GTATGAAGCTACATTTATCAAGAACATTGTTGATGGAATCTTAAGCCGAGTACTGAGACGCACATATTGGAATGTGGCCGAGCACCCAGTTGGAATTCAGTCTCATGTACAAGATGTGAAAAAGCTTTTAGATGTTGGTGGGAATGGTCGTCGCATGGTTGGGATATGGGGGACATCTGGAATAGGCAAGACAACAATTGCAAAAGCTATATGGAATGCAATTGCCCATGAGTTTGAAGGAAGttgtttcttggaaaatgTTAGAGAAGGAAGCTTAGTCCAGCTACAGAAGACTCTTCTTCATAAGTATCTAggcaaaaatttgaaaattcagaGTGTTGATGAAGGAATCGGTGTTATAAAAGAACGGCTGAGGCATAAAAAGATTCTATTAATTCTTGACGATGTGGACCAATTGGGGCAGTTAGAAAAATTGGCTGGAGATGATTGGTTTGGTGAGGGTAGTAGAGTAATCATTACTACAAAAAATAGGAGATTGCTAGACAATCGTGAAATTGAGTTGATATACGAGGTGAAGAAGTTAGATTACAACCAAGCTCTTGAGCTTTTCAGTTGCCATGCCTTTGGAAGAAGTGAACCTCCAAAAGATTATTTGGAACTTGCACAACGTGCAATAACTTTTGCTGATGGCCTTCCACTAGCTCTAGCAATTTTAGGTTCTCATCTTCGTGGTATTGATAAACGATGTTGGCGAGTTATATTAGATGGTTACGAAGGAGAACCTTATACACATATTGAAAGTATACTTCAAAAAAGTTATGATTCCTTGGATCATCGCGCAAAAGAATATTTTCTCGACATTGCATGTTTCTTCAAGGGTGATTATAAGGACTGTGTGCTACAAATAGtacccaaaaaattcattgaAGAATTCGTTGATAAGGCAATGATAACTGTTGAAGGGAGTAGGATTTTCATGCACGACTTGCTAGCAAACCTGGGCAAGGATATAGTTCACATAGAATCCCCCAATGATCCTGGCCAGCGTAGTAGATTGTGGTTTTATGAGGATGTCAAACAAGTTCTAACGGAAAGTACA GgaacaagaaatattaaagGCATCATGGTGAAGCTTCCAGAACCAGCTGAGATAATTTTGAATCCAGAATGCTTCCGTAATATGGTgaatcttcaaattttcataaaccgtAATGCATCTCTATGTGGGGACATTAACTATCTGCCCAACGCGTTAAGATTTATTGATTGGCCTAGTTGTCAGTTACAATCTTTGCCACCCAATTTTCAAGGAAATCGTCTTGTTGGGTTCAATATGCTTCGCAGTCATATCAGACAGTTGGAGGGATTTAAG CATTTGCCAAACCTGACATATATGAATTTGAGTGAGTGTCAATCCTTAGAAAAAATCCCAGACTTATCCGGAATCCCAAACATAAAGTACTTGATTCTAAGTTACTGTACACATTTGGTTGAGATTGATGATTCTGTTGGACTCCTTGCTAAACTACTTGTGTTAGATCTTGATGGATGCTTTAAGCTTACGAGGTTTGGAACAAGACTTAGATTGAAATCCTTAGAAAGACTTTATCTACAGTGTTGTGAAAGGCTTGAGAGTTTCCCAGAAATAGAAGTCGAGATGGAATCACTATGGGAATTGAATATGCAAGGAAGTGGCATAAGAGAATTGCCTCCATCAATTGCATATCTTACTGGGCTTGAATCTTTGATCCTTCATGGATGCTTCAATCTTACTGGGCTTGAATTACGGCTGCTTCATTGCTGGTCCACATTACGTGAACTTCATCTATCTGGAAACAATTTTATCACGCTTCCGGAATGTATTAGCAAATTTGTGAGCTTGTACATGCTTTACTTGTGTGATTGCAAGAATCTTCTAGAAATTCCACAAGAAGTGCTTCCACCAAGAGTACGTTTGGTATACCTGGATAACTGCACATCATtggaaaaaattccaaaactgCCTCTATCATTGGAGGTTGAGAATAAGGAACTGAGTTTGATCAATTGCGTTAGACTACGTGGCTATGACATCACAGAAGATATTTTTCTGGATCAG GTATCTTCCCATCCGCATTCTCAATTTACAATTACTCTTCCAGGCGATGAAGTACCAAAGTGGTTCAGCTGTTGTAAAGATGCAACACTAGTTAAAGACGAATACACTTCTAGGGTTGCTCGATGTgaagtttgttttgaaattcctCCAAATTTAGATTGGGAGACGTTAAGATTGGTTCTATGTGTTGTTAATAAAGGAAAGTCAGGCATGGCAGACGCATATGTTCATATCGATAGAAAAATGGTCCAATGGACCTTTAtgaaccaaaaggaaaatcatGTGGATCTTCACTGTATTCCATTATTGAATCTGAGCGAGGTACGATTTCGTGAGGCTCATCACCTTATTCCATTGCGTGTGGGGGAAGAACTGACGCGGTTGCAGCAGGGTAATATGTGTCAAATTATATTTGAGTTCTTTGGCATGCCCACACCCGTTAAAATCCTCTGCGGGGTCCACTTATTAGGCCACCAGGTTGCTGATGTCACAGTTGATTGTGGGCAAAGGCAGTGGTTGTTGCCTGATGCGATGGTAGTGGATGATGATATTCATGATGATCAACACCAAGCCAACGAATTGCTTTCCTTGCCTTCAGCATCAGAAACTAGTCTTCGCAAGAGGCCTTGGTTATCAGATTTCATGGCACTCGATGATGATCATCGTGCTAACATCGTCGACGTCGGTGATCATGAAGCTCAAAGAGGAGAGGAGGATCACCCAAAGAGGAGGCACACTGATCTTAATGAGGAGCCAAA GCAATGA
- the LOC109947124 gene encoding uncharacterized protein LOC109947124 → MSFIHDKHHHTSAKLVGNAVKRKLKDSRTIYTPSDIIRDVKQNFGVTINYCKAWRSRELALMSTRGLVEEAYSLIPAYCHELERVNSGTRTYIQIDENNHFLYFFMAVGACIRGFQSLMRPVIAMDATHLKCKYKGVLFVANAFDGNRNIYPLAFGIGDLETNASWHWFFSKLHEAIGECPNLVIISYWNISIENVWHNVFPTAQHGICFYHMKGNMKGTFKLKKHDKLLLYFEQAAKSYGIAKFDRHFRKIKGNDEVAQYLESARLHKWSRAHMDGRRYNVMTTNIA, encoded by the coding sequence ATGAGTTTTATACATGACAAACATCATCACACAAGTGCTAAACTCGTTGGTAATGCAGTGAAGCGAAAGTTGAAAGATTCTCGCACGATATACACACCAAGTGATATAATCAGAGATGTGAAACAAAACTTTGGTGTCACCATTAATTATTGCAAAGCTTGGAGATCGAGGGAGTTAGCTCTAATGTCCACTAGAGGTTTAGTAGAGGAGGCATATTCTCTCATTCCAGCTTATTGTCATGAATTAGAGCGTGTGAATTCTGGTACAAGGACATACATCCAGATCGATGAGAACAAtcactttttgtatttttttatggcTGTTGGGGCATGTATTAGAGGGTTTCAATCTTTGATGCGGCCAGTCATTGCTATGGATGCCACGCATTTAAAATGTAAGTATAAGGGTGTCCTCTTTGTTGCTAATGCATTTGACGGAAATCGAAATATATATCCTCTTGCTTTTGGAATTGGGGATTTAGAGACGAATGCATCATGGCATTGGTTTTTCAGTAAACTTCATGAAGCCATTGGTGAGTGTCCAAATCTTGTGATTATTTCTTATTGGAATATTAGCATAGAGAATGTGTGGCACAACGTTTTTCCAACGGCGCAACATGGCATATGCTTTTACCATATGAAGGGAAACATGAAAGGCactttcaaattgaaaaaacatGATAAATTATTGCTATACTTTGAACAAGCTGCGAAATCTTATGGTATCGCTAAATTTGATCGTCATTTTCGCAAGATCAAGGGAAATGATGAGGTTGCTCAATATCTTGAAAGTGCAAGATTACACAAATGGTCTAGAGCTCACATGGATGGACGTCGATACAATGTAATGACAACAAATATTGCATAG